A single window of Leptospira semungkisensis DNA harbors:
- a CDS encoding hydroxymethylglutaryl-CoA lyase has protein sequence MALKITEVGPRDGLQNEKSEVPTRDKFEFIQKLIRAGLIHIEATSFVRKENIPQLGDAKELSSLLDLNGKTQFSALTPNLKGYQAALEAGYKEVAVFTAASESFVKKNINRTIQESIDGFKEIFQEAKKDGLKVRGYVSTVIDCPYEGKIDPKKVLEVSKILLDQGAYEISLGETIGTAVPSEVETLLNVLLKEIPADKLAGHFHDTYGMAISNVQKSYEMGIRSFDSSSGGLGGCPYAKGASGNLATEDLVYYFHKSGIETGIDLSKLLEASSFMESILQRKLASRSYIALRAKAAS, from the coding sequence ATGGCTTTGAAAATCACGGAAGTTGGCCCAAGAGACGGGCTCCAAAATGAAAAATCGGAAGTTCCCACTCGAGACAAATTCGAGTTCATACAAAAACTCATCCGAGCAGGTTTGATCCATATAGAAGCCACTTCTTTCGTGAGAAAAGAAAACATTCCCCAGTTAGGAGACGCAAAGGAGCTCTCTTCTCTTTTGGATCTGAATGGCAAGACTCAATTCAGCGCGCTCACTCCGAATTTAAAAGGATACCAAGCCGCACTCGAAGCCGGTTATAAGGAAGTCGCTGTATTTACTGCAGCCTCCGAAAGTTTCGTAAAAAAGAATATCAACCGCACGATCCAAGAATCTATAGATGGCTTCAAAGAGATATTTCAAGAGGCAAAGAAAGATGGCCTAAAAGTGAGAGGGTACGTCTCCACAGTGATCGATTGTCCTTACGAAGGAAAAATAGATCCCAAAAAAGTATTAGAAGTTTCTAAAATACTTTTGGACCAGGGCGCTTATGAGATCTCACTCGGTGAAACGATAGGCACCGCGGTTCCATCCGAAGTCGAAACTCTTTTGAATGTTTTACTCAAAGAGATCCCTGCTGATAAACTTGCTGGGCATTTCCATGATACATACGGAATGGCTATCTCTAACGTGCAGAAATCTTACGAGATGGGAATCCGCTCCTTCGATTCTTCTTCTGGAGGATTGGGAGGATGCCCGTATGCGAAAGGAGCCTCCGGAAATTTAGCTACCGAAGATCTGGTGTATTATTTTCATAAATCCGGAATCGAAACAGGAATAGATCTTTCTAAACTTTTGGAAGCTTCTTCCTTTATGGAAAGTATTCTCCAAAGAAAATTAGCGTCTCGTTCTTATATTGCTCTGAGGGCCAAAGCTGCCTCTTAA
- a CDS encoding TIGR02757 family protein: MNAHPIRSDKELKKSFDQLYRSYTKPEFLDSDPLFLCYLYDSPEDKELVGLLSALFAYGNVAAIRGFLSRLLEPMGKHPKKYLLSQGTKIWKNKLGAYRFQKEKDTLLFLQALRLAYLELEKNGEKFLEPWFRPLNEKEKGLEKRITGFQSRFSQILESLDPNWRSYGLGFLIGIGNPKSAHKRYCMFLRWMVRKEAPDLGLYKNIPTSELLFPLDTHINRLANILGVTNRKTSDFKKSREITDFFQRFYPKDPLRMDFALCRLGILRKCKSQYVRELCESCELNSVCMVYAKKRLKLTRTPS; the protein is encoded by the coding sequence ATGAATGCTCATCCTATCCGATCCGACAAGGAGCTGAAGAAAAGTTTCGATCAGCTATATCGTTCTTATACAAAACCTGAGTTTCTGGATTCGGATCCTCTCTTTCTCTGCTATCTCTACGATTCTCCAGAAGATAAGGAACTAGTCGGACTTCTCTCTGCGCTATTCGCGTACGGGAATGTGGCTGCAATCCGCGGATTTCTTTCTAGGTTACTCGAGCCTATGGGAAAGCATCCTAAGAAATATCTATTAAGCCAAGGAACCAAGATCTGGAAGAATAAATTAGGAGCCTATCGCTTTCAAAAGGAAAAAGACACTCTTCTATTTCTACAGGCTTTGCGTTTAGCCTATTTGGAATTGGAGAAGAATGGAGAGAAATTTTTAGAGCCTTGGTTTCGCCCTCTAAACGAAAAAGAAAAAGGTTTAGAAAAAAGGATCACAGGATTTCAATCCAGATTCTCTCAAATTCTAGAGTCGTTAGATCCGAATTGGAGATCTTATGGACTTGGATTCTTGATCGGGATCGGAAATCCCAAGTCTGCTCACAAACGTTATTGTATGTTCCTAAGATGGATGGTTCGTAAAGAAGCTCCCGATCTAGGGCTATATAAGAACATTCCCACCTCAGAGCTATTATTTCCTTTAGATACACATATCAATCGTCTCGCAAATATACTTGGGGTTACAAACCGAAAGACTTCCGACTTCAAGAAATCTAGGGAGATCACTGACTTCTTCCAAAGATTCTATCCGAAAGATCCTTTAAGAATGGACTTTGCCTTATGCAGATTAGGAATTTTAAGGAAATGTAAATCTCAATATGTTCGTGAACTCTGCGAGTCTTGCGAGCTGAACTCTGTCTGCATGGTATATGCAAAAAAGAGATTGAAACTTACTAGGACTCCTTCCTGA
- a CDS encoding enoyl-CoA hydratase/isomerase family protein: protein MKHIRIEEKESLAWIWLDNQPANEMTEELMDELIEAHRILADKKSVRAVLIGSKSDKFFSNGLDPNYMLERNAEGRIKVFAKLFEMMRVIYSFPKPEASVINGHAMAGGAVLAILTDFRFMSEGKARYCFSEVLVGLTIPPTLLRIIESVVGRPNLREVAMLGRAFKPEEAKSIGLVDSLHAPEELHKKAESYMLGFMDLPQASVQSIKKGIRIDMISELNSPVENQISEFKPFVVGNFEEGLKAVLEKRRPKFIND from the coding sequence ATGAAACATATTCGGATCGAAGAGAAAGAAAGCCTCGCTTGGATATGGTTGGATAACCAACCAGCAAACGAAATGACCGAAGAACTGATGGACGAGTTGATCGAAGCCCATCGAATTCTCGCAGATAAGAAAAGCGTCAGAGCGGTTCTCATCGGATCTAAGTCGGACAAATTCTTCTCCAACGGATTGGATCCGAATTATATGTTAGAAAGAAATGCAGAAGGAAGGATCAAAGTATTCGCAAAGCTCTTCGAAATGATGAGAGTCATCTATTCTTTTCCAAAGCCGGAAGCGTCCGTCATCAACGGACATGCAATGGCAGGAGGAGCAGTTCTCGCAATACTCACAGATTTCAGATTCATGTCCGAAGGAAAGGCACGTTATTGTTTTTCGGAAGTATTAGTAGGACTGACAATTCCTCCGACTCTCTTAAGGATCATCGAGTCCGTTGTAGGAAGACCAAACCTGAGAGAAGTCGCTATGTTAGGCAGAGCCTTTAAGCCGGAAGAAGCAAAGTCGATCGGACTGGTAGATTCCCTGCATGCACCGGAAGAACTGCATAAAAAAGCAGAATCTTATATGTTAGGGTTTATGGACCTTCCCCAAGCTAGCGTTCAATCTATTAAGAAAGGGATCCGTATAGATATGATCTCCGAATTAAATTCTCCTGTCGAAAATCAGATCAGCGAATTCAAACCCTTCGTAGTAGGCAATTTCGAAGAAGGACTGAAAGCGGTTCTGGAAAAGAGAAGGCCTAAGTTTATAAACGATTGA
- a CDS encoding adenylosuccinate synthase, whose amino-acid sequence MPATLVVGTQWGDEGKAKVIDYLSKDTDIIVRYQGGANAGHTVVVHGKKYVFHLVPSGVIYDQTVCVIGNGVVLDPIFFIEECDKLQAEGFPVYEKLLISDACHLLFPFHGLIDSARETSCAPDRKIGTTKKGIGICYADKMMRIGLRVGDLLESDFETRLQHLADEKNNELTKLYGGEVISTKEILEGVKRFYSKIQKNIINTPYYLESQLKAGKKILLEGAQGTGLDVDFGTYPYVTSSNPTTGGAFIGSGIAFHHLKSVIGITKAYTTRVGEGPFPTELFGEEGERLRTLGAEYGATTGRPRRCGWFDTEVLRHAVRINGLTSISLTKIDVLSAYDKIPVAVAYERNGKKLDCFPSQGLDQVKVIYEEFPGWKSDITGINEFDKLPSACKDYIRALEKLIGVRIDLISTGPDRKDTIASGF is encoded by the coding sequence ATGCCCGCAACATTAGTGGTCGGAACCCAATGGGGTGACGAGGGGAAAGCCAAGGTAATTGATTACCTTTCCAAAGATACAGATATCATAGTCAGATACCAAGGCGGAGCTAACGCCGGCCACACTGTTGTGGTTCACGGAAAGAAATACGTTTTTCATTTGGTCCCTTCCGGGGTCATTTATGACCAAACCGTTTGCGTGATCGGAAACGGAGTCGTATTGGATCCGATCTTCTTTATCGAAGAATGTGATAAGCTCCAGGCCGAAGGGTTTCCTGTTTACGAAAAACTTCTGATCAGCGACGCCTGCCATCTTCTATTCCCATTCCATGGATTGATTGATTCTGCGAGAGAGACTAGCTGTGCTCCTGACCGCAAGATCGGTACCACTAAGAAAGGGATCGGTATCTGCTACGCGGATAAGATGATGAGGATCGGTCTTCGTGTTGGAGATCTTTTAGAAAGCGATTTCGAGACCAGGCTCCAGCATTTGGCGGATGAGAAGAATAATGAGCTCACCAAACTCTATGGTGGAGAAGTGATCTCCACGAAAGAGATCCTGGAAGGAGTGAAGAGATTCTATTCCAAGATCCAAAAGAATATTATAAATACCCCATATTATTTGGAATCCCAACTCAAGGCAGGAAAGAAGATCCTTCTAGAAGGAGCCCAAGGAACCGGACTGGATGTGGACTTCGGGACATATCCGTATGTGACTAGTTCCAATCCTACAACTGGAGGAGCGTTTATAGGTTCCGGGATCGCCTTCCACCATTTAAAGAGTGTGATCGGGATTACTAAAGCGTATACCACTAGAGTAGGAGAAGGTCCATTCCCCACCGAACTATTCGGAGAGGAAGGAGAAAGACTTCGCACTTTAGGAGCGGAATACGGAGCAACTACCGGGAGACCGAGACGTTGCGGCTGGTTCGATACGGAAGTTCTTCGCCATGCAGTGAGGATCAACGGTCTGACCTCCATATCTCTTACCAAGATAGATGTTCTTTCTGCGTATGATAAGATCCCTGTCGCAGTTGCGTATGAAAGAAATGGAAAGAAATTGGATTGTTTCCCTTCACAAGGCTTGGACCAAGTGAAAGTGATCTACGAAGAATTTCCTGGCTGGAAATCCGATATCACCGGGATCAACGAATTCGATAAATTGCCTTCTGCTTGTAAGGATTATATCCGCGCTTTGGAGAAATTGATCGGAGTTCGTATTGATTTGATATCTACCGGACCGGATAGAAAGGATACAATCGCTTCCGGATTTTGA
- a CDS encoding ATP phosphoribosyltransferase regulatory subunit produces the protein MTHNPPEFSEKKWIPDGFHFLGPNESSERRKLLDSLSSGLKGFGYSEVFLPSFDYSSSFLLTVSAEDSSALYRFRDSDGNEISPSADLTVQAVKGMAGFAHRKENQRIFYQGKIFRDYGRKSGSRKEVLQIGAEHIGGSGASAILGILKEISSLFSALSLKSPLTIVLGNVNVFHSVLESLDLSRSEKRQLSFLLYRKNLPEIRRFLEKKGGMKIYPVLEALCLGFYSNAVDLASKFSSAGLSDSFQKIVSDTGEILKSLGQVPGVEFCADYTLIPDLEYYTGFVFQGYVSGSSEPVLTGGSYDHLYELFSGTQKDACGFAVHVDALESIL, from the coding sequence ATGACACATAATCCTCCAGAGTTTAGTGAGAAAAAATGGATACCGGACGGCTTTCACTTTCTCGGTCCGAACGAGAGCTCGGAAAGACGCAAACTTCTAGATTCTTTAAGCTCAGGCCTGAAAGGTTTCGGTTACTCCGAGGTATTTTTACCTTCTTTCGATTATTCTTCTTCCTTTCTTCTCACCGTTTCTGCCGAAGATTCCAGCGCTCTCTATAGATTTAGGGATTCAGATGGGAATGAGATCTCTCCCAGCGCAGATCTTACCGTTCAAGCAGTCAAGGGAATGGCCGGTTTTGCGCACCGCAAAGAAAACCAACGCATCTTTTACCAAGGAAAGATCTTTCGGGACTATGGTAGAAAGAGCGGCTCTAGAAAAGAAGTCCTACAGATCGGAGCAGAGCATATCGGAGGCTCGGGAGCTTCTGCCATATTAGGGATTTTGAAAGAGATTTCTTCCCTATTCTCTGCGCTTTCTTTAAAGTCTCCGCTAACGATCGTTTTGGGGAATGTGAACGTATTTCACTCCGTTCTGGAATCCTTGGATCTTTCCAGAAGTGAGAAGAGACAGTTATCGTTTTTATTATATAGAAAAAACCTTCCTGAGATCCGTCGCTTCTTGGAAAAGAAGGGGGGAATGAAGATTTATCCGGTACTCGAAGCTCTTTGCCTAGGATTCTATTCCAACGCAGTGGACTTGGCTTCTAAATTTTCTTCCGCTGGGCTTTCTGATTCCTTCCAAAAGATTGTCTCCGATACGGGGGAGATACTCAAGTCTTTAGGTCAGGTTCCAGGTGTGGAGTTCTGTGCGGATTATACTCTGATCCCGGATCTAGAGTATTATACCGGATTTGTTTTCCAAGGATATGTTTCCGGAAGCTCGGAGCCAGTTCTGACAGGAGGTTCTTACGATCATCTCTACGAACTCTTCTCCGGAACCCAAAAGGATGCCTGCGGATTCGCAGTTCATGTAGATGCATTAGAGAGCATTCTTTGA
- a CDS encoding 1-acyl-sn-glycerol-3-phosphate acyltransferase, translating into MAEKEQSVGRWQKEFFENIHLFKRSGMSEEEAKKILQKFLYLCSVTPMPPVMDVFKDPSSLEKIGVYTPPEKKAREFMIEFLSPIMKFFTVEGIENLAAVKPLIGKYPVTLISNHLSHLDAPAIFHLLYHASPEGREVAEQLVFIAGRLAYEPDFTRLGLYMFGTLLVCSKRDMADNPSLSDLMTKINMRAFRHSQKLQSEGKIAAIFPEGTRSRDGRLMPFVDTVYHYVANKVILPISLEKTDKILPTTSLLFNQVAGKLTIGKPVLVGDLSKKEMATFPKDVEHLPFPEHGDKKQFLIDNLALLVGQNLNKHQHGIYRNLYSADSRDQNKLIKVPKEPNEKVVVIGNSSMGIAIATVLANKDVVVQVYHPDQSYTSQSNIERRDLRTYSLYKLPPNLTFTSDPEDLKNATLFIQGTNPWELHTIYPDLQPYLSKNKAPFFNIIKGFTSSGLILDDLQQGLGLEDDRIGVISGASYPDQIMERKISGFEIAAVNESLIPRIQKLLTTGYIFPRPAIIPTDVKGVQLGGALKTIYALVMGIVEGHFEQTLGGNVDNSLFHLSNRFFNEMVKVGVQMGGKQETFQGLSGLTDFMLSCFGTDAKDRKTGYDIANGRPSEKMSNGFYGLKVMPNLMKIDPTDVPIMYAAYEVVINKKDVRKVAEGMEERLSRV; encoded by the coding sequence ATGGCAGAAAAAGAGCAATCCGTCGGTAGATGGCAAAAGGAATTCTTCGAGAACATTCACCTCTTCAAAAGATCGGGAATGAGCGAAGAAGAAGCAAAGAAGATACTCCAGAAATTTCTGTACCTTTGCTCAGTCACTCCTATGCCTCCGGTCATGGATGTTTTCAAGGACCCTTCTTCCCTGGAAAAAATCGGTGTGTATACTCCTCCTGAGAAAAAGGCAAGAGAGTTCATGATCGAGTTCCTTTCTCCTATTATGAAATTCTTCACTGTAGAAGGGATCGAAAACCTTGCTGCAGTAAAACCTCTGATCGGAAAATATCCTGTCACTCTGATCTCCAATCACTTGAGCCACTTAGACGCTCCTGCAATCTTTCATCTTTTGTACCATGCTTCTCCAGAAGGAAGAGAAGTCGCAGAGCAACTGGTCTTTATCGCCGGTCGTCTGGCATACGAACCCGATTTTACCAGACTCGGTCTGTATATGTTCGGAACACTTCTGGTCTGCTCCAAGAGGGACATGGCGGATAACCCAAGTCTTTCGGATTTAATGACCAAGATCAACATGAGAGCCTTCCGTCATTCTCAGAAACTACAAAGCGAAGGAAAGATCGCTGCCATCTTCCCCGAAGGAACCCGTTCCAGAGACGGAAGATTGATGCCTTTCGTGGACACTGTCTATCATTATGTTGCGAATAAGGTGATCCTTCCTATTTCTTTAGAGAAGACGGACAAGATTCTTCCTACAACTAGCCTTCTATTCAATCAGGTTGCAGGAAAGCTTACGATCGGCAAACCAGTACTGGTCGGAGATCTCTCTAAAAAGGAAATGGCAACATTTCCAAAAGACGTAGAGCATCTTCCTTTTCCGGAACATGGGGATAAGAAGCAATTCCTGATCGATAATCTTGCTCTGCTTGTAGGACAAAATCTGAACAAGCACCAACATGGTATTTATCGAAACCTATATAGCGCGGATTCCAGAGACCAAAACAAACTCATCAAGGTACCGAAAGAACCAAATGAGAAAGTTGTCGTCATTGGAAACAGCAGCATGGGAATTGCAATCGCAACGGTGCTTGCAAACAAGGATGTAGTCGTTCAAGTATATCATCCGGACCAAAGCTATACTTCCCAATCCAATATAGAGAGAAGGGATCTAAGAACTTATTCTCTGTACAAGCTTCCACCCAACCTGACATTTACTTCCGATCCGGAAGATCTGAAGAATGCTACCTTATTCATCCAAGGAACCAATCCTTGGGAATTGCATACGATCTATCCGGATCTGCAACCTTACTTAAGTAAGAACAAGGCGCCTTTCTTCAATATCATCAAAGGATTTACAAGTTCCGGTTTGATCTTGGACGATCTACAACAAGGCCTCGGGTTAGAAGACGATAGGATCGGAGTCATCTCCGGAGCTTCTTATCCGGATCAGATCATGGAGAGAAAGATCTCCGGATTCGAGATTGCTGCCGTAAACGAAAGCCTCATTCCACGTATTCAAAAATTGTTAACTACAGGTTATATCTTCCCGAGACCGGCCATCATTCCAACAGACGTGAAAGGAGTGCAGCTTGGAGGAGCTCTCAAAACGATCTACGCTCTCGTTATGGGAATTGTAGAAGGTCATTTTGAGCAGACTCTCGGTGGGAATGTGGATAATTCTCTCTTCCATCTTTCCAATCGTTTCTTCAATGAAATGGTAAAGGTAGGAGTGCAGATGGGAGGAAAACAAGAAACCTTCCAAGGATTATCGGGACTCACTGACTTCATGCTTTCTTGTTTCGGAACGGATGCAAAAGACAGAAAGACCGGCTATGATATCGCAAACGGACGTCCGTCCGAAAAGATGTCTAACGGATTTTATGGTCTGAAAGTAATGCCGAACCTAATGAAGATAGATCCTACGGACGTTCCTATTATGTATGCAGCCTACGAAGTAGTCATCAATAAGAAGGATGTCCGCAAGGTCGCAGAAGGTATGGAAGAAAGACTTTCGAGAGTTTAG
- a CDS encoding TetR/AcrR family transcriptional regulator: MKREEQSNRVRAKILEVSRKLFVSEGYEKATIRRIIEEADITTGSLYHFFKNKEEILLAIAGEVFNEAGDTAERLVGEMDPPLVFALEIGLQFYLCQKKLSIAETYLAAYRTQGVTEMIGKRGAHRSKILFEKYNPRFDHQDYLIRTLAFRGVFQSLLEEMVYSGQVDRVRMMATVIELGLATFGVPKEEAELAMQKTFRLLQERASEIEALAEGLLEIFVNGPR; the protein is encoded by the coding sequence ATGAAGAGAGAGGAACAATCGAATCGCGTTCGAGCAAAGATATTAGAAGTCTCGAGAAAGTTATTCGTCAGCGAAGGATATGAGAAGGCAACCATCCGCAGGATTATAGAAGAAGCGGATATCACAACAGGAAGCCTTTATCATTTCTTTAAGAACAAAGAAGAGATTCTGCTAGCAATAGCTGGAGAAGTCTTTAACGAAGCGGGAGATACCGCAGAAAGGCTCGTGGGAGAAATGGATCCTCCCTTGGTCTTTGCCTTGGAGATAGGACTTCAATTTTATCTCTGTCAGAAAAAGCTTTCTATAGCCGAAACCTATCTGGCTGCCTATCGGACCCAAGGAGTCACGGAGATGATAGGTAAGAGGGGAGCTCATAGAAGTAAGATCCTATTCGAGAAGTACAACCCTAGATTTGATCATCAAGATTATCTAATACGCACTCTTGCTTTTAGAGGAGTCTTTCAAAGCTTATTGGAAGAAATGGTGTATTCCGGGCAGGTGGATCGAGTCCGAATGATGGCGACCGTTATCGAATTGGGACTTGCGACCTTCGGGGTCCCGAAAGAAGAAGCGGAGCTTGCCATGCAAAAAACTTTCCGTCTCTTGCAAGAGAGAGCCAGTGAAATAGAAGCATTGGCTGAGGGTCTTCTCGAGATCTTTGTAAACGGACCTAGATAA
- a CDS encoding xylulokinase: protein MKSKVYVLAYDIGTTGTKTCLFEIEDKLTLIHSSSLEYGLTLLDGGGVEQDPEDWWKAMRETTSLLLKETGLDPALISGISFCSQMQGLVLIDKDLKPVRPAMSYMDQRAREEMKKGIEHGIKIEGLNAFKLLRSLQITGAVAGSVKDPLWKYKWVEAKEPENFSKIYKWLDVKDYLTTRCTGRATMTLDSAFATFLYDSRPGKGHWHKGLCKTFGVRLDHLPELVQSTEKIGGLTEASANELGLKPGTAVFGGGGDASLIGIGAGAVEEGDTHIYAGTSGWVSTVTKKRTVDINARIASIVGARAGYYSYFGEQETSGKCLQWVKDHLALDEIDVYLEKKNVTEGQDAIHDSLFAFLFESIKDTPAGSDGVIFTPWLHGNRCPFEDPAARGMFFNIGLDTGKRKLIRSVIEGIAFHKRWILELSEAKIPASSTIRFVGGVARSPIICQILADITGKIIETIDHPQNAGATGAAAIAALGLGKISSFAEIRNLIPSRQSWSPNKANQKIYDRNFSVFKKLYESNKEHYATLNIHI, encoded by the coding sequence ATGAAATCTAAAGTCTATGTTTTGGCCTATGATATTGGAACCACTGGGACCAAGACTTGCCTTTTCGAAATCGAAGACAAACTGACTCTGATTCATTCTTCTTCCTTGGAATACGGACTTACTCTTTTGGATGGGGGAGGAGTGGAGCAGGATCCGGAAGATTGGTGGAAGGCAATGAGAGAGACAACTTCCCTTCTTCTAAAAGAAACCGGATTGGATCCGGCTCTCATCTCAGGTATTTCCTTTTGTTCTCAAATGCAAGGGCTGGTACTCATCGATAAGGATCTGAAACCTGTTCGACCTGCTATGAGTTATATGGACCAAAGAGCTCGAGAAGAAATGAAGAAGGGAATAGAACACGGGATCAAGATAGAAGGTCTCAATGCATTTAAACTTCTTAGATCCTTGCAGATTACGGGTGCAGTTGCCGGAAGTGTTAAGGATCCATTATGGAAATATAAATGGGTAGAAGCGAAGGAACCTGAAAACTTTTCCAAGATCTATAAATGGTTGGATGTAAAAGATTATCTAACTACCAGATGCACTGGACGGGCAACCATGACCTTGGACTCAGCATTTGCTACATTCTTATATGATTCTCGTCCGGGCAAGGGGCATTGGCATAAAGGACTTTGCAAGACTTTCGGTGTAAGACTGGATCATCTTCCTGAATTGGTTCAATCTACGGAGAAGATCGGCGGGTTAACAGAAGCCTCTGCTAATGAACTGGGTTTAAAACCGGGGACTGCCGTTTTTGGAGGAGGAGGGGACGCTTCTCTTATCGGTATAGGAGCAGGAGCAGTAGAAGAAGGTGACACGCATATTTATGCGGGTACTTCCGGCTGGGTTTCCACCGTAACCAAAAAAAGAACGGTGGATATCAATGCTAGGATCGCTTCTATTGTGGGAGCAAGAGCGGGTTATTATAGTTATTTTGGTGAGCAGGAAACCTCCGGCAAATGTCTGCAATGGGTAAAAGACCATCTCGCCTTGGACGAAATCGACGTATATTTAGAAAAGAAGAATGTAACGGAAGGCCAAGACGCCATACATGATAGCCTCTTTGCATTCTTATTTGAGTCTATAAAAGATACTCCTGCGGGAAGTGATGGTGTGATCTTTACTCCTTGGTTGCACGGAAATCGTTGTCCTTTCGAGGATCCAGCAGCAAGAGGAATGTTCTTCAATATTGGTCTGGATACCGGAAAGAGAAAGCTGATCCGTTCCGTAATCGAAGGGATCGCATTTCATAAAAGATGGATATTAGAATTATCTGAAGCAAAGATCCCCGCTTCCTCTACCATACGATTTGTAGGAGGAGTGGCTCGCTCTCCGATTATTTGTCAGATTCTTGCAGATATTACTGGTAAGATTATAGAGACAATAGATCATCCGCAGAACGCGGGAGCTACTGGTGCCGCTGCGATAGCTGCTCTTGGTCTGGGAAAGATAAGTTCTTTCGCAGAAATCAGGAATTTGATCCCGAGTAGACAGAGTTGGTCTCCGAATAAAGCGAATCAAAAAATATATGATCGAAACTTTTCAGTATTTAAAAAACTTTACGAATCCAACAAAGAGCATTATGCAACTTTAAACATACATATATAA
- a CDS encoding L-dopachrome tautomerase-related protein, translated as MLKKWVMVSILISAFLKCETGNLEDRTTAPKYSSSSMETVIKLDRPPGNISVSSSGRIFFSFFPQGTPPIKIAELKNGQVIPFPSQAFQSNFNTVISVRVDNKGRLWTLDYGNLGIGNPPGIYAFDIDSGAVLHHYQFPSDIAPKDSLFNDMQVDTVTETIYITDTSPIIPDPGLVVYDIASKKARRLLKGSASVTGERNEIVVNGSPFEVAGVPIIFNADSIALDQNLEWLYFAPFTSGELYRAKTGVLLDTTLTAAQLAAQVEQYSLKSMSDGISIDKNGNIYVTDPEHSAINLIDPTKKITTLFKDTSFRWPDGFSYAPDGYMYLTCSALNDVFLQTDPTILSKGPYYIYRFKPEAEGIIGR; from the coding sequence ATGCTAAAAAAATGGGTCATGGTTTCGATACTTATATCGGCCTTCCTAAAATGCGAAACAGGCAATCTAGAAGATAGAACAACCGCTCCTAAATATTCCAGTTCTTCGATGGAGACAGTGATCAAGTTAGATCGTCCTCCTGGAAATATCAGTGTTTCGTCTTCCGGTAGAATTTTCTTTTCCTTCTTCCCGCAAGGAACACCTCCCATCAAAATTGCCGAGCTCAAGAACGGACAGGTCATCCCTTTTCCAAGCCAAGCCTTCCAAAGCAATTTCAATACCGTCATCTCTGTTCGTGTAGATAATAAAGGGAGACTTTGGACCTTGGATTACGGCAATCTAGGGATCGGAAATCCTCCCGGTATTTATGCTTTCGACATAGATTCAGGAGCAGTATTGCATCATTATCAATTTCCCTCCGACATTGCTCCTAAGGATTCTCTTTTCAATGATATGCAAGTGGATACAGTGACGGAGACGATCTATATCACTGACACGAGTCCTATTATTCCGGATCCGGGATTAGTAGTTTATGATATTGCATCTAAGAAGGCGAGACGCCTTTTAAAAGGAAGCGCTTCCGTAACCGGTGAAAGAAATGAGATCGTTGTAAATGGAAGTCCTTTCGAGGTGGCAGGAGTTCCTATCATTTTCAATGCAGACTCTATCGCACTGGATCAGAATTTGGAGTGGTTGTATTTTGCTCCGTTTACTTCAGGCGAATTGTATAGAGCCAAGACCGGCGTGTTGCTGGATACTACTCTTACTGCAGCTCAACTTGCGGCTCAGGTAGAACAATATTCTCTTAAGTCAATGAGCGACGGAATCAGCATCGATAAGAACGGAAATATCTATGTAACAGACCCGGAACATTCTGCCATCAACCTGATAGATCCTACTAAGAAGATCACGACTCTTTTTAAGGACACTAGCTTTCGTTGGCCAGATGGGTTCTCTTATGCGCCGGATGGCTATATGTATCTGACATGTAGCGCATTGAACGATGTGTTCCTACAAACGGATCCAACGATCTTAAGCAAAGGACCATATTATATCTATAGATTCAAACCGGAGGCGGAAGGGATCATCGGAAGATAA